The sequence below is a genomic window from Deinococcus humi.
TCAGCGAGCGCCAGAGAAAGAAGCCACTCGGTTTCTGGCCTGGGAATCAGCGCCCGCCCGTCTACCCGGAGCTGCACGCCACCCCACTCCACCGTGCCCAGCAGGTGTTGCAGCGGCACCCGGTCCGCCCGTTGAGCGGTCAGGGCGGCAAGGCGCGCAGCGTCAACCTCACCCACCTCTTCCAGGCCCCGCAGCAAAAACGCCGTGGGCGGGAGGCCCAGCCCGTGCAGGATCAGCGCCCGCGCGTCGTGTTCCGGCGAGGGCACGCCCGCGGCCCGCAGGGTCCGAACGGCAGCGGTAAGGTGGTCGCGCAGCTTCAAATCGTCCGCACCCTCATTCCGCACCCAGGCGCTCGACCCGCGTGCCCAACCCGGTAAGCACCTCGTACTCGTTGGTGCCGCCCCACCCGGCCACGTCACCTACAGTGATGCTGTCCGGACCCCAGAAGCGCACCGATTCGCCCACAGCCACCGCCAGTCCGGTCACGTCCACCATGCACTGGTCCATGCAGATGCGGCCCACCACCGGGCGGCGCTCGCCCGCCACGATCACCTGGGCCTGCCCGGTGGCGTTGCGCGGGTAGCCGTCGGCGTAGCCCAGGCTCACGGTGGCCAGCAGCGTGTCGCGCGTGGCCTGCCACAACCCGCCGTAGCTGACGGTCTCGCCCGCGCGGGCCATATGCAGGTGCGTGATCTCGGCCTCCAGGGTCATGATCGGGGTCAGGGGCAGCACGTCTTTCAGGTGCGCGGGCGCGAAGCCATACGACGCCAGACCGGGCCGCGCCAGTCCCATGCCCGGCAGCGCCCCCAGACTCAGGATGCCGCCGCCGTTGGAGGCGTGCGCCAGCAGGGGCGGCAGCTGGGCCAGCACCTGCTGAAAGCGCCGGAACTGCTCCCAGGCGAACGCCAGATCCGGCTCGTCGGCGGTGGCGAAATGGGTGTAGGCCCCTTCCAGCACGCCGCGCTCGGCCAGCCGCAGCCCGATTCGCACAGCGTCCTCAGGACGTGCGCCCAGACGGTTCATGCCAGTGTCCACCTTCAGGTGTGCGCGGGCGTGGGGCGGCAGGTTCTCGGCCTCCTCCAGCGAGGCGACCGGCAGGCGCACGCCCAGATCGGCCAGCACCGGAACCTCGGCGGGGCGCGGCGGCGTGAGCAGCACGACGGGCTTGCCGGGATTCAGACCCGCCAGCGTCCCGGCCTCCTGCGGCGTCGCCACCGCCAGCCCCCACACGTCGGGATGCCCGGCGGCGATGCGCGCCACAACGTCCAGACCGTGACCGTAGGCCCCGGCCTTGACCGGCAGCAGCAGCGGCACCCCGGCGCGGCGGGACAGGGCACGGAGGTTGCCCTCCAGGGCGGCGGCCGACGTGCGGGCATGGGCGCGGGCACTGAGCTTGTTCTGGGGCATCTCAGCGCCGATGCTAGCGCGGGGTGGGCGGCGGCAGGAGGGGGGCGTGTATCATTTTCGCAGTCATGCCCAACGTCTTCTCCCGCCGGTCCGCCTGTCGCCTGCCCGTCCACCTGAGCCTCCTGACCGCCCTGCTGCTCTCACCCGTGGCCCTGGCCCAGACGGTGGCGGCACCGGCAGAGGGCACCCCGGTGGGGGGGCTGCTTCCCCTGGTCTCGGTGGGCGAGAAGTGGATTCAGGACGTGGAGAGCTACACCATTCAGGTCTCCCCGCAGGACGCCGGGAAACCGCTGGGCCTGGAACTGTACTCGCCGACCTTCAATCTGGCCGATTACGTCGACGGGCGGCGCGCGGCGGGCTACTTCGGCGACGAGCTGTACAAGAAGAACGAACCCTTCGACACCACCTTCACGCTGGTGGGTCCCGGCGGCACGGTGGCCGAGCGCCGCTACGGCCAGAACCGTGAGCACACCTGGGACAGCCTGTTCGCGGGCGGCCTGGGGGCCGGAACATACACCCTGCGGGTCAACAGCCGGGGCGACGGCAAGAACTCGTATGCGCTGCGGGTGGCCTCGCCGTTCGCGCTGGAAACCAGCGACTTTAGCGTGAACGCCCGCAGCAACACGCCCGAGCCGCTGCTGGCTGCCCGGTTGAATGTAACGCCCGACTGGGTGGGCAAGACCGTCAGCATCCTGAACTACGACATCGACGGTCCCAAAGAGGCCGAGACCTTCGTGATCCAGCCGGGGAACAAACGCGCGGACCTGACACCCAGTGACAACGGCAAGACCAGCACGGACCGCTTCACCATCACGCCGGAAATGGTGGGCGAGTGGCAGATCTTTATCCGGGTGCTGCCCACCACCAAGCAGTACAGCAACTCGGTGCGCTACTCGTTCCGCCTGGGCGATCAGCCGGTCACGGCGCGGGTGGGCGGCTTCAATCCACCTGCCGGGGCGAAGGTCGACAACCAACTCCTGGTGGACGTGGTCGATCCGCAGGGCCTTCCCATTCCGGGGGCGTCGTATACCCTCGTCGGTACCAGCGGCGTGCGTCCGCAACTGCCACCCGGCTACGTGCCGATCAGCTCCAGCATCGTGCAGGGCACCGGCAACATCGTGTCGCCCACCGAGGTGCGCTACCAGCCGGGCTACACCAAGATCCGCTTCGTGGCCCGGCCCCCGGAAGGGCAACTGGCAGTGGACGCCGTGGCGATCTACGGCGATCAGCGCATTCCCCTGACCGGCGTGCCCTTCGAGGTGGCCGGACGCACCCTGAACACCCCCGCCACGGTGCCGCTCTCGCCCGGCGATTACCCGGTCAAGCCTACCCCGATTCCCGGCAGCACTTTCACGGCGCCGCTGCCGGGCCGCGTCGCGGACGGCACGGCGGGCAAGGTGACCATCGAGTACCGGGTGCTGACCGACGTGACCCTGATCACGGCCCCGGACATCCTGAACGCCTGCGACGTGACCCAGCTGACCGCCAGTGCCCGCACCGACTTTCCGTACCGTCTGCCGGGACGCCTGGCGCTGAACCTGCCCACCGGCTGGACCAGCGATTACCCGCTGGAACTGTCCGGGGAATTCAGCGGGGGCCAGCCGCTGAAGTTGAAGGTGCCCGTGCGCGTGTGCCGCAGCGATACGGCTGAGGCGGTGCTGAACCCGATTGGCCTGCGGAT
It includes:
- the alr gene encoding alanine racemase, yielding MPQNKLSARAHARTSAAALEGNLRALSRRAGVPLLLPVKAGAYGHGLDVVARIAAGHPDVWGLAVATPQEAGTLAGLNPGKPVVLLTPPRPAEVPVLADLGVRLPVASLEEAENLPPHARAHLKVDTGMNRLGARPEDAVRIGLRLAERGVLEGAYTHFATADEPDLAFAWEQFRRFQQVLAQLPPLLAHASNGGGILSLGALPGMGLARPGLASYGFAPAHLKDVLPLTPIMTLEAEITHLHMARAGETVSYGGLWQATRDTLLATVSLGYADGYPRNATGQAQVIVAGERRPVVGRICMDQCMVDVTGLAVAVGESVRFWGPDSITVGDVAGWGGTNEYEVLTGLGTRVERLGAE